In a single window of the Fundulus heteroclitus isolate FHET01 unplaced genomic scaffold, MU-UCD_Fhet_4.1 scaffold_118, whole genome shotgun sequence genome:
- the LOC118558269 gene encoding LOW QUALITY PROTEIN: prolyl endopeptidase (The sequence of the model RefSeq protein was modified relative to this genomic sequence to represent the inferred CDS: deleted 1 base in 1 codon), which yields MPYLENCGVRARFQQRLTELYDYPKYSCPYKRGSRYFYFHNKGLQNQDVLYVQDSLDAAASVFFDPNTLSEDGTVALKMGRLSEECEYFAYGLSSSGSDWSPLRFLKADGLTELPDVLERVKFSCLAWTHDARGVFYNC from the exons ATGCCGTACCTGGAGAACTGCGGCGTCCGGGCCCGCTTCCAGCAGCGCCTCACCGAGCTCTACGATTATCCCAAATACAGCTGCCCCTACAAACGAGGAAGCCG GTACTTCTACTTCCACAACAAAGGCCTCCAGAACCAGGACGTGCTGTACGTGCAGGACTCCCTGGATGCTGCGGCCTCCGTCTTCTTTGACCCCAACACGCTGTCTGAAGACGGAACCGTGGCTCTGAAGA TGGGCCGGCTGTCCGAGGAATGTGAATACTTTGCCTACGGCCTGAGCAGCAGCGGGTCCGATTGG TCACCCCTGCGCTTCCTGAAGGCCGACGGCCTCACGGAGCTGCCCGACGTTCTGGAACGGGTCAAATTCAGCTGCCTGGCCTGGACCCATGATGCCAGGGGCGTCTTCTACAACTGCTAA
- the prdm1b gene encoding PR domain zinc finger protein 1 isoform X1 produces MKLESALPDMSAWREVDFALSCTYIVPDQASDPSFCLPKAMTSIPRNLTFHYSTDNQVTGVFSKEYIPQGTRFGPLQGDLYTKDSVPKEANRKYFWRIYSGGQLQHFIDGYDVHKSNWMRYVNPARCLAEQNLVACQNGRDVFFYTIRPVEPKQELLVWYSQEFAQRLCSQQEDLRHDQHAKQHLPQQTFPQDRTKEEVREQEDSEEKIDVEMLERDTPPDTPDEQIVDFSRKMEKEEDPEGRTVIPSPQPDPRDTPLGLNHPYLSDQHPSFPAAHRGLPLHLHGLYSHREGLVSSYPLYSHSRHLQPPYQFLPPYAPHYPRLVLPSYSPPFPAVIPSRGPLRYGSYLGADGVPYPPVAPPNLLPVSLPYAPSSQGGLKELIPNVSPPRGAPATPELSPLAKPDSHHPTEEQSPSSCEEAINLSLTVNKSATAPRNGPGHKSLPYPLKKQNGKIKYECNICSKTFGQLSNLKVHLRVHSGERPFQCNLCKKSFTQLAHLQKHHLVHTGEKPHECQVCHKRFSSTSNLKTHLRLHSGEKPYQCKLCNTKFTQYIHLKLHRRLHSSRDRPYRCALCSQTFFHRFSLFIHQRTCCLANPAAPLHAHVKETLERFDASQEADTLTETASASQLGEAVELWLARTLEGEGKEDQKEATVLLQVLTAAINAPAAQSAVPLPHHSPASGFQERASVVHLHKRPTVKMEGQ; encoded by the exons ATGAAGCTGGAGAGCGCCCTGCCGGACATGAGCGCCTGGAGGGAGGTGGACTTTGCTCTCAGCTGCACCTACATCGTTCCTGACCAGGCGTCAGACCCCAGCTTCTGCCTGCCCAAAGCCATGACCTCCATCCCACGCAACCTCACCTTCCACTACAGCACCGACAACCAG GTGACAGGTGTGTTCAGCAAGGAGTACATTCCTCAGGGCACTCGCTTCGGCCCCCTGCAGGGAGACCTCTACACCAAAGACAGCGTCCCCAAAGAGGCCAACAGGAAGTACTTCTGGAGG ATTTACAGCGGCGGCCAGCTTCAACACTTCATCGATGGCTACGATGTCCACAAGAGCAACTGGATGCGTTACGTGAACCCGGCGCGCTGCCTGGCCGAGCAGAACCTGGTGGCCTGCCAGAACGGCCGGGACGTCTTCTTCTACACCATCCGGCCGGTGGAGCCCAAGCAGGAGCTGCTGGTGTGGTACAGCCAGGAGTTCGCCCAGAGGCTGTGCAGCCAGCAGGAGGACCTCCGACACG ACCAGCATGCCAAACAGCATCTACCTCAGCAGACGTTTCCTCAGGACAGGACAAAGGAGGAGGTGAGGGAGCAGGAAGACAGCGAGGAGAAGATTGACGTGGAGATGTTGGAGCGAGACACTCCTCCTGACACGCCTGACGAGCAAATAGTGGACTTCAGCAGAAAGATGGAGAAGGAGGAAGACCCAGAGGGCCGGACCGTCATTCCCTCCCCCCAGCCTGACCCCAGGGACACCCCCCTGGGCCTGAATCACCCCTACCTGTCAGATCAGCACCCTTCTTTCCCAGCCGCACACAGAGGCCTCCCCCTTCACCTCCATGGCCTCTACAGCCACAGGGAGGGCCTCGTCTCCTCCTACCCGCTCTACTCCCACTCACGACATCTCCAGCCGCCTTACCAGTTCCTTCCTCCCTACGCGCCTCACTATCCCCGCCTCGTCCTCCCGTCCTACTCCCCCCCCTTCCCCGCCGTCATTCCTTCACGAGGACCCCTCCGATACGGCAGCTACCTGGGGGCCGACGGAGTCCCGTACCCCCCTGTCGCTCCACCCAACCTGCTGCCGGTGTCCCTCCCTTACGCTCCGTCGTCTCAGGGAGGCCTCAAAGAATTGATCCCAAACGTTTCACCTCCCAGAGGCGCTCCAGCCACCCCAGAGCTCTCTCCTCTCGCCAAGCCCGACAGCCACCATCCCACTGAGGAGCAGTCTCCCTCCAGCTGTGAGGAGGCCATCAATCTCAGCCTGACCGTCAACAAGAGCGCCACAGCACCGAGGAATGGACCTGGACACAAATCCCTGCCTTACCCTCTGAAGAAGCAGAATGGAAAGATTAAGTACGAATGTAACATCTGCTCCAAGACCTTCGGACAGCTCTCAAACCTGAAG GTCCATCTGCGAGTGCACAGCGGTGAGAGGCCCTTCCAGTGCAACCTGTGTAAGAAGAGCTTCACGCAGCTGGCCCACCTGCAGAAACATCACCTGGTCCACACCGGCGAGAAGCCCCATGAATGTCAG GTGTGCCACAAACGCTTCAGCAGCACCAGCAACCTGAAGACGCACCTGCGGCTGCACTCAGGGGAGAAACCTTACCAGTGCAAACTGTGCAACACCAAGTTCACCCAGTACATCCACCTGAAGCTGCACCGCCGCCTCCACAGCAGCCGCGACCGGCCCTACCGCTGCGCGCTCTGCTCCCAGACCTTCTTCCACCGCTTCAGCCTCTTCATCCACCAGCGCACCTGCTGCCTGGCCAACCCCGCCGCGCCGCTCCACGCGCACGTCAAGGAGACGCTGGAGCGCTTCGACGCCAGCCAGGAGGCCGACACGCTGACAGAAACAGCCTCCGCCTCTCAGCTAGGCGAAGCTGTGGAGCTGTGGCTGGCCCGTACGCTGGAGGGAGAGGGCAAGGAGGACCAGAAGGAGGCTACGGTTCTGCTCCAGGTTCTGACAGCTGCCATCAACGCACCGGCGGCCCAGTCCGCCGTGCCGCTCCCACACCACAGCCCTGCTTCAGGCTTCCAGGAGAGGGCCAGCGTGGTTCACCTCCACAAACGACCAACAGTGAAGATGGAGGGACAGTGA
- the prdm1b gene encoding PR domain zinc finger protein 1 isoform X2 yields MAEIYSGGQLQHFIDGYDVHKSNWMRYVNPARCLAEQNLVACQNGRDVFFYTIRPVEPKQELLVWYSQEFAQRLCSQQEDLRHDQHAKQHLPQQTFPQDRTKEEVREQEDSEEKIDVEMLERDTPPDTPDEQIVDFSRKMEKEEDPEGRTVIPSPQPDPRDTPLGLNHPYLSDQHPSFPAAHRGLPLHLHGLYSHREGLVSSYPLYSHSRHLQPPYQFLPPYAPHYPRLVLPSYSPPFPAVIPSRGPLRYGSYLGADGVPYPPVAPPNLLPVSLPYAPSSQGGLKELIPNVSPPRGAPATPELSPLAKPDSHHPTEEQSPSSCEEAINLSLTVNKSATAPRNGPGHKSLPYPLKKQNGKIKYECNICSKTFGQLSNLKVHLRVHSGERPFQCNLCKKSFTQLAHLQKHHLVHTGEKPHECQVCHKRFSSTSNLKTHLRLHSGEKPYQCKLCNTKFTQYIHLKLHRRLHSSRDRPYRCALCSQTFFHRFSLFIHQRTCCLANPAAPLHAHVKETLERFDASQEADTLTETASASQLGEAVELWLARTLEGEGKEDQKEATVLLQVLTAAINAPAAQSAVPLPHHSPASGFQERASVVHLHKRPTVKMEGQ; encoded by the exons ATGGCAGAG ATTTACAGCGGCGGCCAGCTTCAACACTTCATCGATGGCTACGATGTCCACAAGAGCAACTGGATGCGTTACGTGAACCCGGCGCGCTGCCTGGCCGAGCAGAACCTGGTGGCCTGCCAGAACGGCCGGGACGTCTTCTTCTACACCATCCGGCCGGTGGAGCCCAAGCAGGAGCTGCTGGTGTGGTACAGCCAGGAGTTCGCCCAGAGGCTGTGCAGCCAGCAGGAGGACCTCCGACACG ACCAGCATGCCAAACAGCATCTACCTCAGCAGACGTTTCCTCAGGACAGGACAAAGGAGGAGGTGAGGGAGCAGGAAGACAGCGAGGAGAAGATTGACGTGGAGATGTTGGAGCGAGACACTCCTCCTGACACGCCTGACGAGCAAATAGTGGACTTCAGCAGAAAGATGGAGAAGGAGGAAGACCCAGAGGGCCGGACCGTCATTCCCTCCCCCCAGCCTGACCCCAGGGACACCCCCCTGGGCCTGAATCACCCCTACCTGTCAGATCAGCACCCTTCTTTCCCAGCCGCACACAGAGGCCTCCCCCTTCACCTCCATGGCCTCTACAGCCACAGGGAGGGCCTCGTCTCCTCCTACCCGCTCTACTCCCACTCACGACATCTCCAGCCGCCTTACCAGTTCCTTCCTCCCTACGCGCCTCACTATCCCCGCCTCGTCCTCCCGTCCTACTCCCCCCCCTTCCCCGCCGTCATTCCTTCACGAGGACCCCTCCGATACGGCAGCTACCTGGGGGCCGACGGAGTCCCGTACCCCCCTGTCGCTCCACCCAACCTGCTGCCGGTGTCCCTCCCTTACGCTCCGTCGTCTCAGGGAGGCCTCAAAGAATTGATCCCAAACGTTTCACCTCCCAGAGGCGCTCCAGCCACCCCAGAGCTCTCTCCTCTCGCCAAGCCCGACAGCCACCATCCCACTGAGGAGCAGTCTCCCTCCAGCTGTGAGGAGGCCATCAATCTCAGCCTGACCGTCAACAAGAGCGCCACAGCACCGAGGAATGGACCTGGACACAAATCCCTGCCTTACCCTCTGAAGAAGCAGAATGGAAAGATTAAGTACGAATGTAACATCTGCTCCAAGACCTTCGGACAGCTCTCAAACCTGAAG GTCCATCTGCGAGTGCACAGCGGTGAGAGGCCCTTCCAGTGCAACCTGTGTAAGAAGAGCTTCACGCAGCTGGCCCACCTGCAGAAACATCACCTGGTCCACACCGGCGAGAAGCCCCATGAATGTCAG GTGTGCCACAAACGCTTCAGCAGCACCAGCAACCTGAAGACGCACCTGCGGCTGCACTCAGGGGAGAAACCTTACCAGTGCAAACTGTGCAACACCAAGTTCACCCAGTACATCCACCTGAAGCTGCACCGCCGCCTCCACAGCAGCCGCGACCGGCCCTACCGCTGCGCGCTCTGCTCCCAGACCTTCTTCCACCGCTTCAGCCTCTTCATCCACCAGCGCACCTGCTGCCTGGCCAACCCCGCCGCGCCGCTCCACGCGCACGTCAAGGAGACGCTGGAGCGCTTCGACGCCAGCCAGGAGGCCGACACGCTGACAGAAACAGCCTCCGCCTCTCAGCTAGGCGAAGCTGTGGAGCTGTGGCTGGCCCGTACGCTGGAGGGAGAGGGCAAGGAGGACCAGAAGGAGGCTACGGTTCTGCTCCAGGTTCTGACAGCTGCCATCAACGCACCGGCGGCCCAGTCCGCCGTGCCGCTCCCACACCACAGCCCTGCTTCAGGCTTCCAGGAGAGGGCCAGCGTGGTTCACCTCCACAAACGACCAACAGTGAAGATGGAGGGACAGTGA